The following proteins are co-located in the Polymorphospora rubra genome:
- a CDS encoding RiPP maturation radical SAM C-methyltransferase, with translation MRILLVNMPWTSIDVPSLALGILTNSVRQKLPDAEVEVLHANLDFVDWVVDRTEFGLSDYYYYSLFTYFAGCGDWVFSSALYDDPQWRVAEFTSRVQGQMTERELTLNLDLHRMAPEFVAELAARIVDRAPDVVGFTSTFQQNTAALATAKAVKRLAPGIRTVMGGANCDGEQGAAIHRNFAFIDYVVRGEGETAFPRLLAALDAERPSAGDPGRPGEDPAAALAGIEGLCWPGPGGRHVANRMSSTPLPPAEIVAPDYAGYFERLAASRARHWVEPRLVVEGARGCWWGEKHHCTFCGLNGSFMQFRSKHPGRFYDEIIGLAERHQVLDMFVVDNILDMSYVTSLLPRLAESGYDLRLQYEIKSNMKGAQVQALADAGLVSVQPGIENLNSRVLKLMDKGVTGCLNIRMLRDAETSGITIAWNYLYGFPGETDDDYLSVIAQMPALHHLCPADGSTRIAIERFSPFFVKPELGFTDLRPAAQYRLIYDLPESELMDLAYLFDVPPQGIDEETAGRLERAVTEWQHEYAHSRLTHHDLGEEIVLVSRRRHFDWHVLRLTDPTEVAAFRQLDQPHTVAALARRLGSPEPAVAALLRRWRELGIVFEDAGQFIQIAPQAMNQDLLRIDHLHLEREAARQAAAAQEPAVLTAV, from the coding sequence GTGCGGATTCTGCTGGTCAACATGCCATGGACTTCTATCGACGTCCCTTCACTGGCGCTGGGAATTCTCACCAACAGTGTCCGCCAGAAGCTGCCGGATGCTGAGGTCGAGGTTCTCCACGCCAACCTCGATTTTGTCGACTGGGTGGTCGACCGGACCGAGTTCGGACTGAGCGACTACTACTACTATTCGCTGTTCACCTATTTCGCCGGCTGCGGCGACTGGGTCTTCTCGTCGGCGCTCTACGACGATCCGCAATGGCGGGTGGCGGAGTTCACCAGCCGGGTCCAGGGCCAGATGACCGAACGGGAACTGACCCTCAACCTCGACCTGCACCGGATGGCCCCCGAATTCGTCGCCGAACTCGCGGCCCGGATCGTCGACCGGGCCCCGGACGTGGTCGGTTTCACCTCGACCTTCCAGCAGAACACCGCGGCCCTCGCCACCGCCAAGGCGGTCAAGCGGCTGGCCCCCGGCATCCGTACGGTGATGGGCGGCGCCAACTGCGACGGCGAGCAGGGTGCGGCCATCCACCGCAACTTCGCCTTCATCGACTACGTGGTCCGCGGCGAGGGCGAGACGGCGTTCCCCCGGCTGCTCGCCGCGCTCGACGCCGAGCGGCCGTCCGCCGGTGACCCGGGCCGGCCGGGCGAGGACCCGGCCGCCGCGCTCGCCGGCATCGAGGGCCTGTGCTGGCCCGGCCCCGGTGGTCGGCACGTCGCCAACAGGATGAGCAGCACGCCGCTGCCGCCGGCCGAGATCGTCGCCCCCGACTACGCCGGCTACTTCGAGCGGCTGGCCGCCTCCCGGGCCCGGCACTGGGTCGAACCCCGGCTCGTCGTCGAGGGCGCCCGGGGCTGCTGGTGGGGCGAGAAACACCACTGCACGTTCTGCGGCCTGAACGGATCGTTCATGCAGTTCCGCAGCAAGCACCCGGGCCGCTTCTACGACGAGATCATCGGGCTGGCCGAGCGGCACCAGGTCCTGGACATGTTCGTCGTCGACAACATCCTCGACATGTCGTACGTGACCTCGCTGCTGCCCCGGCTCGCCGAGTCCGGCTACGACCTGCGGCTCCAGTACGAGATCAAATCCAACATGAAGGGCGCCCAGGTGCAGGCCCTCGCCGACGCCGGCCTGGTGAGCGTGCAACCCGGAATCGAGAACCTGAACAGCCGGGTGCTCAAACTCATGGACAAGGGCGTCACCGGCTGCCTCAACATCCGGATGCTGCGCGACGCGGAGACCAGCGGGATCACCATCGCCTGGAACTACCTCTACGGATTCCCCGGCGAGACCGACGACGACTACCTGTCCGTCATCGCGCAGATGCCGGCCCTGCACCACCTGTGCCCCGCCGACGGCAGCACCCGCATCGCCATCGAACGGTTCAGCCCGTTCTTCGTCAAGCCCGAACTCGGCTTCACCGACCTGCGCCCGGCCGCCCAGTACCGGCTGATCTACGACCTGCCCGAGTCCGAGCTGATGGACCTGGCATACCTGTTCGACGTACCGCCACAGGGCATCGACGAGGAGACCGCCGGCCGGCTGGAACGGGCGGTGACCGAGTGGCAGCACGAATACGCCCACAGCCGGCTCACCCACCACGACCTCGGCGAAGAGATCGTGCTGGTCAGCCGCCGCCGCCACTTCGACTGGCACGTCCTGCGCCTCACCGACCCGACCGAGGTCGCCGCCTTCCGGCAGCTCGACCAGCCGCACACCGTCGCCGCGCTGGCCCGCCGCCTGGGCAGTCCCGAGCCGGCCGTGGCGGCGCTGCTGCGACGGTGGCGCGAACTGGGCATCGTCTTCGAGGACGCCGGCCAGTTCATCCAGATCGCGCCGCAGGCGATGAACCAGGACCTGCTGCGGATCGACCACCTGCACCTGGAACGGGAGGCGGCACGGCAGGCCGCCGCCGCGCAGGAGCCCGCCGTACTCACCGCCGTCTGA
- a CDS encoding DUF5825 family protein, protein MPSTDTDLRPIPVGLARDHDPAVITVPGIDIGPAELREPAADAVARWRRDGVRKVVLPDPVDLTVAGADAEAVDTVRRLVLVRELTSHGIAVDWRLRLPGDDDQEWLPYGHLRPPLELLPPPTAIGADPAQQLAAWHKAFYFDKCTYRRGPGFVQVRDRRSGRLNLITIDDPAYLAVLDQLMDGAELTDVDLGIARDFGEEGLVTKVGDLLVWLPYRLRRWPLPSMVV, encoded by the coding sequence GTGCCCAGCACCGACACCGACCTGCGGCCCATCCCGGTCGGCCTCGCCCGCGACCACGACCCCGCCGTCATCACGGTCCCCGGCATCGACATCGGCCCCGCCGAACTACGCGAACCGGCCGCCGACGCCGTCGCACGCTGGCGCCGGGACGGCGTACGCAAGGTCGTCCTGCCCGACCCCGTCGACCTGACCGTGGCCGGCGCCGACGCCGAGGCCGTCGACACCGTACGGCGCCTCGTCCTGGTCCGCGAACTCACCAGCCACGGCATCGCGGTCGACTGGCGGCTGCGGCTGCCCGGCGACGACGACCAGGAGTGGCTGCCGTACGGCCACCTCCGGCCACCCCTCGAACTGCTGCCCCCACCGACGGCCATCGGAGCCGACCCGGCACAGCAGCTCGCCGCCTGGCACAAGGCGTTCTACTTCGACAAGTGCACCTACCGGCGCGGCCCCGGCTTCGTCCAGGTCCGCGACCGCCGGTCCGGCCGACTCAACCTGATCACCATCGACGACCCGGCCTACCTGGCCGTACTCGACCAGTTGATGGACGGCGCCGAGCTGACCGACGTCGACCTCGGCATCGCCCGCGACTTCGGCGAGGAAGGACTGGTCACCAAGGTCGGCGACCTCCTCGTGTGGCTGCCGTACCGGCTCCGCCGCTGGCCACTGCCGTCCATGGTGGTCTGA
- a CDS encoding GNAT family N-acetyltransferase, translated as MADPIPTETDAKISVVPANEASADDLRAVFGTRGEAANCQCQHFRNPDSSWRSAPVEERARRLREQTNCGDPGAKTTTGLVAYLDGEPVGWCAVEPRTEYVRLLRARVPWTGRDEDPNDVGVWAVTCFVTRVGFRRRGVSRALARATVDFARERGARAVEGYPMLTEAGQDLVWGELYVGSRSIFAAAGFTEVSRPTRRRVVMRVDF; from the coding sequence ATGGCAGACCCGATCCCGACCGAGACAGACGCGAAGATCTCGGTCGTACCGGCCAACGAGGCAAGCGCGGACGACCTGCGGGCCGTCTTCGGCACCCGGGGCGAGGCCGCCAACTGCCAGTGCCAGCACTTCCGCAACCCCGACTCGTCGTGGCGGTCGGCTCCCGTCGAGGAACGCGCCCGCCGGCTGCGTGAGCAGACGAACTGTGGTGATCCGGGCGCGAAGACGACGACCGGCCTCGTCGCCTATCTCGACGGTGAACCGGTCGGCTGGTGCGCGGTCGAGCCGCGCACCGAGTACGTACGCCTGCTGCGGGCGCGGGTTCCGTGGACCGGGCGCGACGAGGATCCGAACGACGTCGGTGTCTGGGCCGTGACCTGCTTCGTCACCCGGGTGGGCTTCCGTCGCCGAGGGGTCAGCCGGGCGCTCGCCCGGGCGACGGTCGACTTCGCCCGTGAGCGTGGCGCCCGTGCCGTCGAGGGCTATCCGATGCTCACCGAGGCGGGCCAGGACCTGGTCTGGGGCGAGCTGTACGTCGGCAGCCGGAGCATCTTCGCCGCCGCCGGGTTCACCGAGGTGAGCCGGCCCACCCGGCGGCGGGTCGTGATGCGGGTCGACTTCTAG
- a CDS encoding winged helix-turn-helix domain-containing protein: MRAVLRDTRRSVASWCRRHTIGGDGAVVTRRTDEPDQPDPLTREQELDLIDVLRGRLPDQVGFDEELWSRQSVAELVEHLYDIPMTPRIIGRYLRAWGLGPREPVERACGLCAGAVAHWVDTEYPAIVRTAVDHHAELYWVGRTRLHGVAPTADVLSAVSARGRTRFMITTPWADRSVPRDFLLRLSGTDRRTVHVVVDGSWTSVDSPRRTPARIVLHPLPSCGRGTATRPDADTGDTGWAGQRGS, encoded by the coding sequence GTGCGGGCTGTATTGAGAGACACCAGGCGGTCGGTCGCCAGCTGGTGCCGGCGGCACACCATCGGCGGTGACGGCGCGGTCGTCACCCGTCGCACGGACGAGCCGGACCAACCGGACCCACTCACCCGCGAGCAGGAACTCGATCTCATCGACGTGCTCCGCGGACGGCTGCCCGATCAGGTCGGCTTCGACGAGGAGCTGTGGTCCCGGCAGAGCGTCGCCGAACTTGTCGAGCACCTCTACGACATCCCGATGACACCGCGGATCATCGGCCGCTACCTGCGCGCCTGGGGGCTGGGTCCGCGCGAGCCCGTGGAACGCGCCTGCGGCCTGTGCGCCGGCGCGGTCGCCCACTGGGTCGACACCGAATACCCCGCCATCGTCCGCACCGCCGTGGACCACCACGCCGAGCTGTACTGGGTCGGCCGCACCCGGCTGCACGGCGTGGCACCGACCGCCGACGTACTGTCGGCCGTCTCCGCCCGGGGCCGGACCCGCTTCATGATCACCACGCCGTGGGCCGACCGGTCGGTCCCCCGCGACTTCCTGCTCCGGCTCAGCGGCACCGACCGCCGTACGGTCCACGTCGTCGTCGACGGCTCCTGGACCTCGGTCGACAGTCCCCGCCGTACGCCGGCCCGGATCGTGCTGCACCCGCTGCCGAGCTGCGGACGCGGCACCGCCACCCGGCCGGACGCCGACACGGGCGATACCGGTTGGGCGGGACAGCGGGGGTCCTGA
- a CDS encoding DUF305 domain-containing protein, producing MVTSVEAEVSTNADTSAPGDSTERRPAPRYSLVVVAIALVVGLLAGYAGGWITPTLTRPGEGSPEVGFARDMSAHHAQAVEMGLIAFRNATDPDTQQIGIDIAAAQQGEIGTMQTWLRFWGVDTSGPQAPMAWMPDGAEAMRDRGNLMPGMATPEQMAALRAATGIQVDLLFIQLMRDHHLGGIHMADAIIDMTDDPEVIKVATTMKNTQQTEIANFNTLEKRLTS from the coding sequence ATGGTCACATCCGTGGAAGCCGAGGTGTCGACGAACGCCGACACCTCGGCTCCCGGCGACTCGACCGAGCGCCGGCCCGCCCCGCGCTACAGCCTGGTCGTGGTGGCGATCGCCCTCGTCGTCGGCCTGCTGGCCGGCTACGCGGGCGGTTGGATCACGCCGACGCTGACCCGTCCCGGGGAGGGATCGCCCGAGGTCGGGTTCGCCCGGGACATGTCGGCGCACCACGCCCAGGCGGTCGAGATGGGCCTGATCGCGTTCCGCAACGCCACCGACCCGGACACCCAGCAGATCGGCATCGACATCGCCGCCGCGCAGCAGGGCGAGATCGGCACCATGCAGACCTGGCTGCGGTTCTGGGGCGTCGACACGTCCGGCCCGCAGGCCCCGATGGCGTGGATGCCGGACGGGGCCGAGGCGATGCGCGACCGGGGAAACCTGATGCCCGGCATGGCCACCCCCGAGCAGATGGCCGCGCTGCGTGCCGCCACCGGGATCCAGGTCGACCTGCTCTTCATCCAGTTGATGCGTGACCATCACCTGGGCGGCATCCACATGGCCGACGCGATCATCGACATGACCGACGACCCCGAGGTCATCAAGGTCGCGACCACGATGAAGAACACCCAGCAGACCGAGATCGCCAACTTCAACACCCTCGAGAAACGACTTACCTCCTGA
- a CDS encoding DUF3105 domain-containing protein produces the protein MSISTPGGNQRRPSVVSTGKKAPASKATADGKPATDDKSAASGGKTGTTTKTGPKTGAGRPGGGGKGGKGRKPIAPVKVSQGRAWGPIAMFVAVGVLAAGIIGYGAWAAFQGSKPWEERAADIPGITNFRESDPELVAGSQHTPEPVQYTVLPPVAGPHNASWQNCSGDVYDAPIANEHAVHSLEHGAIWITYRPDLPQDQVARLAERVQGTDKTFMSPFEGLDQPISLQAWGYQLKVDDAGDSRIDDFIGALRINASIEGPTALCAQGITATGNAPRNLGGGQ, from the coding sequence ATGAGCATCAGCACCCCGGGTGGCAACCAACGCCGTCCCTCCGTGGTCAGCACCGGTAAGAAGGCCCCGGCCAGCAAGGCCACCGCCGACGGCAAGCCGGCCACGGACGACAAGAGCGCCGCGAGCGGCGGCAAGACCGGCACCACCACCAAGACCGGACCGAAGACAGGCGCCGGTCGCCCCGGTGGCGGCGGCAAGGGTGGCAAGGGCCGCAAGCCCATCGCGCCGGTCAAGGTCAGCCAGGGCCGGGCCTGGGGCCCGATCGCCATGTTCGTCGCGGTCGGCGTGCTGGCCGCCGGCATCATCGGGTACGGCGCCTGGGCCGCCTTCCAGGGGTCGAAGCCCTGGGAGGAGCGGGCCGCCGACATCCCGGGCATCACCAACTTCCGGGAGTCCGACCCCGAACTCGTCGCGGGCAGCCAGCACACTCCCGAACCGGTCCAGTACACCGTGCTCCCGCCGGTCGCCGGTCCGCACAACGCGAGCTGGCAGAACTGCTCCGGTGACGTCTACGACGCCCCGATCGCCAACGAGCACGCGGTCCACAGCCTCGAGCACGGCGCGATCTGGATCACCTACCGCCCCGACCTGCCGCAGGATCAGGTCGCCCGGCTGGCCGAGCGGGTGCAGGGCACCGACAAGACGTTCATGAGCCCCTTCGAGGGTCTCGACCAGCCGATCTCGCTCCAGGCCTGGGGCTACCAGCTCAAGGTCGACGACGCCGGCGACAGCCGGATCGACGACTTCATCGGGGCGCTGCGGATCAACGCGTCGATCGAGGGCCCGACCGCGCTGTGCGCCCAGGGCATCACCGCCACCGGCAACGCCCCGCGCAACCTGGGCGGCGGCCAGTAA
- the argS gene encoding arginine--tRNA ligase has translation MTPAKLAEVVLAAAHAVFDQRGLDPSVLPDVTTVERPRNPEHGDYASTLAMQLAKRVGVPPRDLAASLAEQLNRTPGIKSVEIAGPGFLNLRLDAAAAGQLAREVVEAGPAYGHSARLAGQKINLEFVSANPTGPVHIGGVRWAAVGDALSRLLRATGAEVGTEYYFNDAGAQIDRFARSLLAAAKGEPTPEDGYGGAYIAEIATEVRTRRPEVLDLDDAAAQEVFRAEGVALMFDEIKSSLTQFGVHFDTYFNEKDLHDRGELDLALARLRDQGRVFEADGATWLRTTDFGDDKDRVLRKSDGDWTYFAADCAYYLDKRERGFDRVVMMLGADHHGYVGRLRAMSACFGDDPDRSLEVLIGQLVNLVRDGQPMRMSKRAGTVVTLDDLVDAIGVDASRYALARYSSDSPIDIDVELWTRASRDNPVYYVQYVAARTASVSRNAADAGLSRGDAADFHPELLDHDKEHELLKALGEYPAVVAASAELREPHRVARYLEELSGTYHRFYDEPKCRILPRGDEEITDRHRARLWLNDATRTVIAAGLGLLGVSAPERM, from the coding sequence GTGACTCCCGCCAAACTCGCCGAGGTCGTGCTCGCCGCTGCCCACGCCGTCTTCGACCAGCGCGGGCTCGACCCGTCCGTGCTGCCGGACGTAACGACGGTGGAGCGGCCGCGTAATCCCGAGCACGGTGACTACGCGTCGACGCTGGCGATGCAGCTCGCCAAGCGGGTCGGTGTGCCGCCACGTGATCTGGCCGCCAGCCTCGCCGAGCAGCTGAACCGGACACCCGGTATCAAGTCGGTCGAGATCGCCGGCCCCGGCTTCCTCAACCTGCGTCTCGACGCGGCCGCCGCCGGACAGTTGGCCCGCGAGGTGGTCGAGGCCGGCCCGGCGTACGGGCACAGCGCCCGGCTCGCGGGTCAGAAGATCAATCTGGAGTTCGTCTCGGCCAACCCGACCGGCCCGGTGCACATCGGCGGGGTGCGGTGGGCGGCGGTCGGTGACGCGCTCAGCCGGCTGCTGCGGGCCACCGGCGCCGAGGTCGGCACCGAGTACTACTTCAACGACGCCGGTGCCCAGATCGACCGGTTCGCCCGTTCGCTGCTCGCCGCTGCCAAGGGCGAGCCGACGCCCGAGGACGGCTACGGCGGGGCGTACATCGCCGAGATCGCCACCGAGGTCCGGACCCGCCGTCCCGAGGTGCTCGACCTCGACGACGCCGCCGCCCAGGAGGTGTTCCGGGCCGAGGGCGTCGCGCTGATGTTCGACGAGATCAAGTCCTCGCTGACCCAGTTCGGGGTGCACTTCGACACGTACTTCAACGAGAAGGACCTGCACGACCGGGGTGAGCTGGATCTCGCCCTGGCCCGGCTGCGCGACCAGGGCCGGGTCTTCGAGGCCGACGGGGCGACCTGGCTGCGCACCACCGACTTCGGCGACGACAAGGACCGGGTGCTGCGCAAGTCCGACGGCGACTGGACCTACTTCGCCGCCGACTGCGCCTACTACCTCGACAAGCGCGAACGCGGCTTCGACCGGGTCGTGATGATGCTGGGCGCCGACCACCACGGCTACGTCGGCCGGTTGCGGGCGATGTCGGCGTGCTTCGGCGACGATCCCGACCGGTCGCTCGAGGTCCTGATCGGGCAACTGGTCAACCTGGTCCGTGACGGTCAGCCGATGCGGATGAGCAAGCGGGCCGGCACGGTCGTCACGCTCGACGACCTGGTCGACGCGATCGGCGTCGACGCCTCCCGGTACGCCCTGGCGCGCTACTCCAGCGACTCGCCGATCGACATCGACGTAGAGCTGTGGACCCGGGCGAGCCGCGACAATCCGGTCTACTACGTGCAGTACGTCGCGGCGCGGACGGCGAGCGTGTCCCGCAACGCCGCCGACGCGGGACTGAGCCGGGGCGACGCCGCGGACTTCCACCCCGAACTGCTCGACCACGACAAGGAGCACGAACTGCTCAAGGCGCTGGGCGAATACCCGGCGGTGGTGGCGGCGTCGGCCGAGTTGCGTGAACCGCACCGGGTGGCCCGCTACCTGGAGGAGCTGTCCGGCACCTACCACCGGTTCTACGACGAGCCGAAGTGCCGGATCCTGCCGCGCGGCGACGAGGAGATCACCGACCGGCACCGGGCCCGGCTGTGGCTCAACGACGCCACCCGGACGGTCATCGCCGCCGGCCTGGGCCTGTTGGGCGTCTCCGCGCCGGAACGGATGTAG
- the lysA gene encoding diaminopimelate decarboxylase, with amino-acid sequence MRAHEAGALHGDLGSRGPAWLRTPDDVNHLVPQLWPRNVARDADGTLAVGGLTARALAEEFGTPAYVLDEGDLRSRCRDFRAAFPDQDVYYAGKAFLCRAVVRVIAEEGLHLDVCTGGELRTALAAGMPAERIGFHGNNKSVAELTRAVDAGVGRIIVDSFHEIDRLTGIARERGVRPKVLVRVTVGVEAHTHEFIATAHEDQKFGFSLAGGAAAQAAFRILDEDVLELRGLHSHIGSQIFDASGFEVSARRVLALQAQIRDARGVELPELDLGGGFGIAYTTQDDPATPQDLSKRLNKIVDSECAALSLAVPHLSVEPGRAIVGPAVFTLYEVGTVKDVDGIRTYVSVDGGMSDNIRTALYDASYSATIASRSSDASPILARVVGKHCESGDIVVKDEFLPADVQPGDLLAVPGTGAYCRSMASNYNHVPRPPVVAVRDGKARVIVRRETEDDLLALDVG; translated from the coding sequence ATGCGCGCACACGAAGCGGGGGCGCTGCACGGCGACCTCGGCAGCCGGGGGCCGGCCTGGCTGCGTACCCCGGACGACGTCAACCACCTGGTGCCGCAGCTCTGGCCGCGGAACGTGGCCCGGGACGCCGACGGCACGCTCGCCGTGGGCGGGCTCACCGCCCGGGCGCTCGCCGAGGAGTTCGGCACCCCGGCGTACGTGCTGGACGAGGGCGACCTGCGGTCGCGCTGCCGGGACTTCCGGGCGGCCTTCCCCGACCAGGACGTCTACTACGCCGGCAAGGCCTTCCTGTGCCGGGCGGTGGTCCGGGTGATCGCCGAGGAGGGCCTGCACCTCGACGTCTGCACGGGCGGCGAACTGCGTACGGCGCTCGCGGCCGGGATGCCGGCCGAGCGGATCGGTTTCCACGGCAACAACAAGTCGGTCGCCGAGCTGACCCGGGCGGTCGACGCCGGGGTGGGCCGGATCATCGTCGACTCGTTCCACGAGATCGACCGGCTGACCGGGATCGCCCGCGAGCGGGGCGTACGCCCCAAGGTGCTGGTCCGGGTGACGGTCGGGGTCGAGGCGCACACGCACGAGTTCATCGCGACCGCCCACGAGGACCAGAAGTTCGGCTTCTCGCTGGCCGGCGGGGCGGCGGCGCAGGCCGCGTTCCGCATCCTCGACGAGGACGTGCTGGAGCTGCGCGGCCTGCACTCGCACATCGGCTCGCAGATCTTCGACGCCAGCGGCTTCGAGGTGTCGGCCCGCCGGGTGCTCGCCCTGCAGGCCCAGATCCGCGACGCGCGCGGGGTGGAACTGCCCGAACTCGACCTCGGCGGCGGGTTCGGTATCGCGTACACGACCCAGGACGACCCGGCGACGCCGCAGGACCTCAGCAAGCGCCTCAACAAGATCGTCGACAGCGAGTGCGCCGCGCTCTCGCTGGCGGTGCCGCACCTGTCGGTCGAGCCGGGCCGGGCCATCGTCGGGCCGGCGGTGTTCACCCTCTACGAGGTGGGCACGGTCAAGGACGTCGACGGCATCCGCACCTACGTCAGCGTCGACGGCGGGATGAGCGACAACATCCGGACCGCCCTTTACGATGCGTCATATTCCGCGACCATCGCGTCACGATCGTCGGACGCGTCGCCGATCCTCGCCCGCGTGGTGGGAAAGCATTGTGAGTCCGGGGACATCGTGGTGAAGGATGAATTCCTGCCCGCTGACGTGCAGCCCGGAGATCTTCTCGCCGTGCCCGGCACGGGTGCCTACTGCCGGAGCATGGCCAGCAACTACAACCATGTCCCGAGGCCCCCGGTCGTCGCTGTCCGTGATGGTAAGGCACGCGTGATCGTCCGCCGGGAGACCGAGGACGATCTGCTGGCACTCGATGTGGGGTGA
- a CDS encoding homoserine dehydrogenase, whose amino-acid sequence MRLALLGCGTVGAEVVRLLHEQAADLTARVGAPIEIAGIAVRRMGRDRGPLPVDPALFTTDALGLVKRDDVDVVVEVVGGIEPARTWLVEALRSGKSAVTANKALLAEDGGALHDAAAEGRADLYYEASVAGAIPLLRPLRESLHGDRITRVTGIVNGTTNFILSAMDATGAGFTEALEEATELGYAEADPTADVEGFDAAAKAAILASLAFHSRVTAADVHREGITEVTAADVASAKAMGCTIKLLCIASRGPDSTGADSVSVRVHPAMIPRTHPLASVGDAFNAVFVEAEAAGQLMFYGRGAGGSPTASAVLGDIVAVARNRLSGVRAPSESVYADLPVRPMGEAVTRYHISLDVADRAGVLATVAGVFAKHDVSIATVRQSGRADDASLVVVTHGAPEAALAATVEQLRGLDIVRSIASVLRVEGGA is encoded by the coding sequence GTGCGTCTGGCGTTGCTGGGGTGCGGAACCGTCGGCGCCGAGGTGGTGCGTCTGCTGCACGAGCAAGCCGCCGACCTGACGGCACGGGTCGGGGCGCCGATCGAGATCGCCGGCATCGCCGTACGCCGGATGGGCCGCGACCGGGGACCGCTGCCGGTCGACCCGGCGCTGTTCACCACCGACGCGCTCGGCCTGGTCAAGCGCGACGACGTCGACGTGGTCGTCGAGGTCGTCGGCGGCATCGAGCCGGCCCGCACCTGGCTGGTCGAGGCGTTGCGGTCCGGCAAGAGCGCGGTGACCGCCAACAAGGCGCTGCTGGCCGAGGACGGCGGCGCGCTGCACGACGCCGCCGCCGAGGGCCGGGCCGACCTCTACTACGAGGCGTCGGTCGCCGGGGCGATCCCGCTGCTGCGCCCGCTGCGCGAGTCGCTGCACGGCGACCGGATCACCCGGGTCACCGGCATCGTCAACGGCACCACCAACTTCATCCTGTCCGCCATGGACGCCACCGGCGCCGGCTTCACCGAGGCGCTGGAGGAGGCGACCGAACTCGGATATGCCGAAGCCGATCCGACCGCCGACGTCGAGGGGTTCGACGCGGCGGCGAAGGCGGCGATCCTCGCCTCGCTGGCCTTCCACAGCCGGGTCACCGCCGCCGACGTGCACCGGGAGGGGATCACCGAGGTCACCGCCGCCGACGTGGCCAGCGCCAAGGCGATGGGCTGCACGATCAAGCTGCTCTGCATCGCCTCGCGGGGGCCGGACTCCACCGGGGCCGACTCGGTCAGCGTGCGGGTCCACCCGGCGATGATCCCGCGTACGCATCCGCTGGCCAGCGTCGGCGACGCCTTCAACGCGGTCTTCGTCGAGGCGGAGGCGGCCGGGCAGCTGATGTTCTACGGTCGCGGGGCCGGTGGCTCGCCCACCGCCAGCGCGGTGCTCGGCGACATCGTGGCGGTGGCCCGCAACCGGCTCTCCGGCGTACGGGCACCGAGCGAGTCGGTCTACGCCGACCTGCCGGTGCGGCCGATGGGGGAGGCGGTCACCCGCTACCACATCAGCCTCGACGTGGCCGACCGGGCGGGCGTGCTGGCCACGGTGGCCGGCGTCTTCGCCAAGCACGACGTGTCGATCGCGACGGTGCGGCAGTCCGGGCGCGCCGACGACGCGAGCCTGGTGGTGGTCACCCACGGCGCGCCGGAGGCGGCGCTGGCGGCGACGGTCGAGCAGTTGCGCGGACTGGACATCGTCCGGTCGATCGCCAGCGTGCTGCGCGTCGAGGGCGGCGCCTGA
- a CDS encoding MarR family winged helix-turn-helix transcriptional regulator — translation MIDKARIIARIIDSQRQLQHQLAYDRSHPLFDSHLTVPQLKVLLVLSLEGSASGQDLGRIMGVSLATVTGIVDRLVGHGLVARREDPNDRRVRRIELTTTGTTMIDGIITAGIERLQQMLERLTVDELHTIDRAATLLARVAAADACGQHPGPD, via the coding sequence ATGATCGACAAGGCGCGGATCATCGCCCGGATCATCGATTCCCAGCGGCAGCTGCAACACCAGCTCGCCTACGACCGGTCGCACCCGCTCTTCGACTCCCACCTCACGGTTCCCCAGCTGAAGGTGCTGCTCGTGCTCTCGCTCGAGGGCAGCGCGTCCGGCCAGGACCTGGGCCGGATCATGGGGGTCAGCCTGGCGACCGTGACCGGAATCGTCGACCGGCTGGTCGGCCACGGCCTGGTCGCCCGGCGCGAGGACCCGAACGACCGCCGGGTCCGGCGGATCGAACTGACCACGACCGGCACCACGATGATCGACGGCATCATCACCGCCGGGATCGAACGGCTGCAACAGATGCTCGAGCGGCTCACCGTCGACGAACTGCACACCATCGACCGGGCCGCGACCCTGCTGGCCCGGGTGGCCGCGGCGGACGCCTGCGGCCAGCACCCCGGACCGGACTGA